Proteins encoded in a region of the Halothiobacillus diazotrophicus genome:
- a CDS encoding TlpA disulfide reductase family protein has product MPRSVHITGASIINTPSHTDCPSDKTADDRAAPRRRAFLRMAASMSLGAVGGLITPQSAEANGLVLGQPAPPLVLHTLDGHYIATRDLLGQVVIVTFWASWCDPCREELPILSAYAKAHRHQGLTVLGFSLDGPDELPQVRKIAAELSFPVGLLGSAWAGDYGRIWQIPVSFVIDRSGKLVDNGWDDEQRAWTQARLDKVVTPLLTAQHQPRNGQGNGQGNGPGNGQSPQA; this is encoded by the coding sequence ATGCCTCGAAGCGTGCACATCACCGGAGCCAGCATCATCAATACGCCATCCCACACCGATTGCCCCAGCGACAAGACCGCCGACGACCGGGCAGCCCCACGTCGACGCGCCTTTCTCCGGATGGCCGCCAGCATGAGCCTCGGTGCGGTCGGTGGCCTGATCACCCCACAGTCAGCCGAAGCGAACGGACTGGTCCTCGGCCAACCGGCACCCCCGCTCGTGCTCCATACGCTGGACGGTCACTACATCGCCACCCGCGACCTGCTCGGCCAGGTCGTGATCGTCACCTTCTGGGCCTCCTGGTGCGATCCCTGTCGCGAAGAACTCCCGATACTGTCGGCCTACGCCAAAGCACACAGGCACCAAGGCCTGACCGTACTGGGTTTCAGTCTCGACGGTCCGGACGAACTGCCCCAGGTCCGCAAGATCGCGGCCGAACTCAGCTTCCCCGTGGGTTTGCTCGGCAGCGCCTGGGCCGGCGACTATGGCCGGATCTGGCAGATCCCCGTGAGTTTCGTCATCGACCGTTCAGGCAAATTGGTCGACAACGGCTGGGATGATGAGCAGCGGGCCTGGACACAGGCACGATTGGACAAAGTGGTAACACCACTGCTCACGGCGCAGCACCAGCCCAGGAATGGACAGGGGAATGGACAGGGGAATGGGCCGGGGAATGGACAGAGCCCGCAGGCATAG